One stretch of Kluyveromyces marxianus DMKU3-1042 DNA, complete genome, chromosome 8 DNA includes these proteins:
- the RHO3 gene encoding Rho family GTPase RHO3: MPLCGSSSSRQPIERKIVILGDGACGKTSLLNVFTRGYFPKVYEPTIFENYIHDIFVDNQHISLSLWDTAGQEEFDRLRSLSYSDTHTIMLCFSVDSRDSLENVKNKWVGEIADHCEGVKLVLVALKCDLRNLEEFGNESTAITPGNIHNKNAAAGQQAKDNGLISYEEGLEMAKQIGALRYLECSAKMNRGVNEAFTEAARCALTATPKGANDSIPQDKGSSCTIM; this comes from the coding sequence ATGCCTCTTTGTGGAAGTTCTTCTAGTAGGCAGCCGATTGAGCGTAAAATAGTTATATTAGGGGATGGTGCATGTGGTAAGACGTctcttttgaatgtttTCACTAGAGGGTACTTTCCGAAAGTGTATGAGCCTACGATTTTTGAGAACTATATTCATGATATATTCGTGGACAACCAGCATATCTCGTTGAGTTTGTGGGACACGGCGGGTCAGGAAGAATTTGATAGGTTACGATCGTTGTCGTACAGTGACACGCATACTATAATGTTGTGTTTTTCTGTAGATTCGCGGGACTCGTTGGAGAACGTGAAGAACAAGTGGGTTGGTGAGATTGCGGATCATTGTGAGGGTGTGAAGCTTGTGCTAGTGGCGTTGAAGTGTGACTTGCGTAATTTGGAGGAATTCGGGAACGAGTCCACTGCGATTACGCCGGGAAACATCCACAACAAGaatgctgctgctggcCAACAAGCGAAGGACAATGGTTTGATCAGCTACGAGGAAGGGTTAGAGATGGCTAAGCAGATCGGTGCATTGCGTTATTTGGAGTGCAGTGCGAAGATGAATAGAGGTGTCAACGAGGCTTTCACAGAAGCTGCTCGTTGTGCGTTGACCGCCACACCTAAAGGTGCTAACGACTCGATACCTCAGGATAAAGGAAGTAGCTGTACAATTATGTAA